The window CAGAGCACAAGGAGTGTCCTGTGTCTGAGGTCAGAAGGTGAttggtcaaggggaaagtgaggTCATATCATCTTTCCCCCTTCCATTCATACTTATGTCTGAGCTGGAGTTCTATGTTGGTTCACAAGATGTTAATATTATTGTTCTGTATAGTTGTCAAGAAGGGCTGACGGTATACTTCTGATCTGGTGGGCAAGAATCTGCAACAATAAGCTGGTTATGTTACAACTATGGTTGGAGTGAACACCTGCAAGAAAGTAGCTCTCTGGGAACAGGGCTGCCCTGAACAACACAATGTAGGTTATCTGACAATGTGATAAGAATAATGTGAATACATTGttgatgtgtttttgttgtgcatTGTTGTGGAATTGTTGTACATTGTTGTGGAAACAGACATAGACAAGTGTCTATCATCTACTGTATTCTGCACAGAAGTTTATCAGGACAACACACTTATCATGCAATTGTTCCTTACCCAGTATCCAGTTTCCACCATCCCCATTCTGTCTGGAAAGTATCCTTCGGTGGGAAGTCATCTTTGTTTATTCAGCCTGGACAAAGTAGGAGAAACAGTTTACATGCAGGCATACCAGGGAAGGCAATGGagtcagacacactcacagagaatGTTTCTGGGCCTTAGTCCTGGACACACTTTTCAGCCACAGGACAATctacaatctttttttttttttttacattcttgTCATGTATTTACAGGTTTACTGTTCTATATTGATTGACATTCACCGTTGAAGATATGAGTGGTACTATATACAATTTAAGTTATGCCCTTAAATAGACCTCTATTAACACGATTTTGCCAGTCATGTTTAAAGAGCCTGGATgcccaaaaaaaacacaagaaaaGCCACACAGATGGCAAGAAGaaccagagaaagagaaggaggatggatgcagagggaaagagagacaacaTGCCTATGTATTTTAGTCAGAAGGCTGTCCTCAGCTGTTTGTGTAACTGTGACAAATACAGCTCTGTTAGACCTATTAATAGGTTATTTGCTGCATTAGacacctggtcttcccctctctctctctctctctctctctctctctctctctctctctctctctctctctctctctctctctctttctcttccttttttctctctcacttctctctttctcagttcctctctcctctctcagactTCACACTGTATCTCTCGcttgtccctttctctctgtccccatctcACCTTATTTTTCCCCTTCTCCTACCTCGCTTCaatctttctccatcccttccaCTCTATCCCatctaactccctctctctctatcccacgCTCCCTCAGATTACTCCGGGCGGCAAGGCGTCCATGGCCAACCTGTGTCCGGGAGACCTGATCCTGGCCATTGAGGGGGAGGCGGCTGTGGACATGCTGCACTGTGATGCCCAGAACAAAATCAAGGAGGCCACTTACCAGCTCAACCTCAGCGTGGAGAGGTCAGCAGTGGTATCTCACGGGGTCTGGGCACACAGGACACAAGTCtgagacgtacacacacacacacacacaggggacagaCATTTACGTGTATGAATGCTCTTGTGTTTACTGGGCCATACTGTGCGGGCGGACATGATGTACATATATTCACTTTTGATCATATCTGTCTGTCATCTACCATACACTCAGGCGTGCACTTTGCACAGTGACCACTAGGTGGCGAAAGCATTATTTGTGTGACTTCCTTATCTGTGAATCTATGATTCACAGATAAGGAAGATAATTGAGATAATTGTTTCCCAGGTAAAGTTAATCTACTGGAAAATCTTCCAGAATAGATTTACAATGagctgttacatttacatttacattttagtcatttagcagacgctcttatccagagcgatttacagtaagtacagggatattctccccgaagcaagtagggtgaagtgccttgctcaaggacacaacgtcatttggcacggctgggaatcgaactggcaaccttcagattactagcccgactccctcaccgctcagccatctgactcccatagcTGTTACATTCCTTAACTTTGATTCATACCCTGCTAAAATCATCTGAAGTGAAggatctaacacacacacacacacacacaaacacacatattttTTACCCTGGTGCATACCAGTACAACATAtatccagaaacacacacacacaatcatagtgTCCTTGAGAGCTAGTGTAGAATGTTCAATTACAACAGGCCCCAGCTCAGCGGCCCAGTTGTCACGTAAAAGTAATCTGCAGGGGTGATCATGAATCCACTTGCGGTTGTGGGAAAACTGACCGCTTCCCTGTgatctttctgtttgtctgttcccAGGCCAGAAGTCAGACTATGGTCACCTCAAGTCGCAGAAGATGGCAAAGTGAACCCTTTCAAAGTCAATCTGGAAGCAGagcaacaggtgtgtgtgtgtgttaagattaAGAGAGAGTGACTGAGGGGGACCCCAGTTCCCTAAGGACCCACCAGTCAAAATGGTCATGGTAATCACAAAGTACCTAAAACGACCAACCATAGTACAACTTCCTGACCAATCATCCTTCTTCCCTACCTTCTCCTACCATGCAGGAGTTCAAACCCATCGGTACTGGCCACAACCGCAAGGCTCAGCCCTTCGTGGCGGCGGCCAACATCGATGACAAGCGTCAGGTGGTCAGTACGGCCTACAACACGCCCATAGGACTGTACTCCTCAGGCAACATCCAAGATGCGATGCAGGGACAGATGAAGGGTCTTGTCCTCGACAAACCTGAGGGGTCAGTGACGTTTTGTTGtgttattacacacacacacacaaacagtgacaTATACTCACATATAGTCACACATAGTTACTTACACATCCACCGGTCCTATTTATAGGAGGACTTTTAACCACCAAAAAGATATGTCTGTTTTACTGTCTGTCCATTTGTTGACTCGAGGCCCACCAGTTGCCTCTCTATCAGCACCCTCTGTCACACCCCTCGTTTCAAGTATTCCAATATGTCAGGTTCCCAGTAAATAAAGTGGATCTCATTAGACTACCAGATACATGGGGTTTCACCAGTCGTGTATCACCCCAGCCCACAGGAATGATATTTCCCATGAGGTTCACTTAGAGCTGCTTCTGAAAGTTCCTTCATCTCAGATATATGTCATCCTACTGGTACAAGATTGTGCTCTGCATCGATGTTATCCAGCTGAACAAGTTTCAGCAAAAATCTTGCAGAAGTTTCTAATAACGCTTTGAGAGTGTTTAATAATCGCACATTACTGTGTAGTCTCTGTCTGTAAGCaatctttaaaaacaaaaaagactTGCTTGGTAGTTAAGATATCATAAATGTGATGGGAATGAAAGTGGAAGGATGGAAATATGTCTTGGACACATACAGCATCTGCTGTTAATTTATAAATAACACTGcatacatatggtatacacaAGAACCGCCAATGTCTTCtgatcttctctctttcctcaacTGTccattctctctgtttcctccctctgtcctccctggaTTTCCTTTTATGGATGCCTGCTCCGGTGTTGTATCAGTGTCATCTCAGGCTGGCTGCTCTGATCTGATGCCCACGATTACCACAAGCCCCAGGGCATGGTGGTCAAGAGCATCCCATCTGGCATGCATCATTGCTCAGTACAATGTTAAGCCAGTCTCTCCTGGGTTTGGGAGGTGAACTGGGTGGTCTTTGGTACCTCAGGGCTCAAAATGATAAATTAGATATGAGGGGAAGTTGTTGTGAACATTGCTGctgtagacagacagggatTTTCGGCAGTCACAGCTGTCGATGTGAGTTAAcattgtgtatgtgcgtgtgagtgttggtctgtttacctctgtgtgtgtgtgtgtctgcgtgtgtgtgtgtgtgtgtgtgactttatgACCAGCCCTGTATGACTACTCACCTGAGGATGTGTGGTTGCGTGTGACTATATGACCAGCCTTGCTGACCTGGAGATGTGTTCTCCCTGTAGCAGCAGGACCTTGACCTCCATCGAGGAGTCTGATGTGTACCGCATGCTGCAGAAGGACCAGGAGGAACCCCAGGAACCACGACAATCAGGCTCCTTCAAGGCCCTGCAGGACTTTGTCGACAGTGATGGAAAGTTATAAATGTCCCCTCTTAATAAGTGGCATTCAGATCATTTTTCGATATATTTTTATGCTGTCCAGCCCACCAACCATTTCTAGCAATTACAGTCACAACACTCACAGTTCTGATAGATGACAGCCTGTTTTGGGAAAGGCACTAATTGAGTTTAGACCTTTTTTTGTACAGCTGTAATGTCTGAGAATTTAATTGAGCATTTTTCTTATGTCTTGGCAGGCACCCGCCCCATTGTGACAAGGACAGTCAGAGCCCCCACGACTAAGCCAGCTCCACCCATTGGCAACCTTCAGAAGCTGCCTCTCTGTGACAAGTGTGGGAACGGCATTGTGTTAGTACAACCTCATTTAGCCACGGGAAAATCATGGGAAATAAACTGAATCATAATAACATACAATACTTACTAAAATGCATTGTGTCATTTGTAATCAAATCAAGCATCTTCTTATTATGCCATTTATAAATCAAGTGATTCATTAAATTCATAGGTTGCTTCTTACATTTATCCCTTCTCCCTTATCATCACATACTGACAGATATGTTTTCAGGTACAGTATCCGGAAAATATGTCATCCATCTCAATTCTTATTTGAACTGACATCCTGACTAATTGCTTGTATTTGTGCTGTAATCTGGCAACCCAACTCAGGAAATCTGACAGCCATGCTCATGCTCTGCTATTTTCTCTGCTCTATCTCTTCCTGGTCCACAGGGGGACAGTAGTGAAGGCCAGGGACAAATACCGCCACCCCGGCTGCTTTGTGTGCACTGACTGTGACGCCAACCTTAAACAGAAGGGCTACTTCTTCGTGGAGGGGGAGCTTTACTGCGAGACCCATGCCCGAGCTCGTACGAGACCCCCGGAGGGTCACGACCTCATCACCACTTACCCTTCGGCATAGAACCTCAACATCCTGTACTCTCACACCTGCAGTGCCCTCACACATAcctttccactctctctttGACTCACACCAACACCCTACCTGTGTCTGCAtaccctccctctgtctaacTAGGTTGCCAGAGAAAACCTGTTTTTACTTGTACTTGCATTTTGTTATCATTTGAATGCTGTGTTTTTCACATAATCCTGAAGTGCACTTGTGAATACACTTGTCTCTGCTGTCTTCTTTTAAATAAAAGGGTGTTGGCCCATACTGTGGTAACCACAGATGTAATAATTTATTAGATAGTTATCTTGTCTTTTTTATCAGACCATCATCCCTGAGTTTGGAAGGGCAAGGGATGATGGAGTGTGGATGTGGGTGAATAAgtggggaatgggggggggggggggttgagtacAATGAACATCCAACATTTCAAAGGACAGGCCCCTCGTTTGTCCAGCAGAAAAAGGATTAGGTTCCTAGTGCAAGACGTCTGTGGTTCAACGCGCATCTCAACTTGCATGTGACATTGGTGCCAAACAGCAAGGGGTGCCCCTCTATGGTATGTTCCTTGTGGGGCAAATGGGATAGACATTATTTAAAATACCACTTATATGGCTCTGCATACTCAAAAATAGTAGGGTAAAGAAAGGGCAAGTTATATTTGGAAGACTGGGTTAGTATAAGCACCTTCATGTGGCCAATACTCTTTAACTTAATGGTAGACTTATGGTTGTGAGATACATTTTTGTCACATAAGGACAAAACCCCTTCCAGACATCAAAATATCAATGTCTAAGTAAAAGCTGACAGAAAAACTGCTGGCTGCAGTCTATTATTGTGACACTAGGTGGTGATGTACAATAATTAAATAACCTTTGaccaaacatgttctgttgatTGGCAGACATCTTGATATCAACCTGCCAATCCAGATCAACTAGATGTAATGCAACAACAACACATATATTTTAAATTATAATTTAATTAATATGTATATAATATAATCTTGGGTTAAATGCATGCATGTTTTATTGTTAATACTTTAGATCTAAGTGGCTTTGGTAGCCTACCTACATTTCTCAGATCCCAATTGAGTTTCTCACCTCAGCATCATTATGTCAAGGGTGAGTGTAGGAGGTGGACCCAAGGGCAAGGAGACCAACGCAAGACAATGACCAGTTTTTCAACCACAGACTTGCACAAACATTTATGGAATTTGAGAATTTCCATGGCAACGGTGAGAGGAAACATCGCGTCGATTCGTGGACAAAATATAGGGGTAGACTAGCGGTAAATTAGCCTAAGACGTCGCTTTGCATCCCTAAAAACATTCAGTGCTAAAGTGCACTGTATAAAGTGCAATGTAGTGCAATGTCTAGTTTTGACCTGAATTTGCTATAAGTctcaaactagctagctagtttctAGCTAGCCTCTAGCTAGCCTCAAGTCGGCGTCACACTATGCTGTGCACTGGAGCTTTGCTTCTTATCAAGGTTCAATTGAGCGTTAATGCAAAATACATTTCTCGCCATTTGTTCATGTTTGGAACAATTTCTCATGTACAGTGACCGTGATTGTCCGCTCTCCCAAAGAGATATAATGTAGGCTACCAGTTTAGCAAATCATGGCCTACTAGCATGTAGTTGTACTGTATCGTTTGAGAATGATTGGTCTAAAGTTTAGACCAATCATTAGTTTAGACTGAACTAATGATTGGTCGAAACTAATTAAACTAAAGTCAATATTATATCAAAGTATTTATATAATACGTATTTCCATAGTAACTGACGATATAGTTTACTTTTATAGTGActttatgtaggcctactcactgTTTCAATGTACTCAACAGAATATCCAGTCACATGATATGGAGAAAACAGGCCTGGTCTTTAGCAGTCCCAGCAGCAAACCTGGGATCTTGGCAGAAAACTCAAACCACCTTGATCATGTCAGAATGGGAGCAGTCGCTTATGAAGAAAAAACACAGAGATCTTCCTCTGGACATTTACCTTTGCTGTGTAACCTTGACACTCCACGAAGCAGTGGCTCAGGGGACCGAGCTGTGAGGTTAGACTGCAAGTCAGAAAAGATAGTTGATCTTGAGCAGACTGTTGCCAGATTGAAAAATGCACTTGTTTCACTGGAGGAAGAAAACCTGAGTCTTAACAGAAAGATCAAGTCAGAACGCGTGAGCTCTTTGTCCAACCACACACCCTATGCCGTAAACACAAGAAGCACTAACAAGTCACATGAATTGGATAACAGTCCCAACTCCGAACTCA of the Osmerus eperlanus chromosome 14, fOsmEpe2.1, whole genome shotgun sequence genome contains:
- the LOC134033267 gene encoding PDZ and LIM domain protein 3-like yields the protein MPLNVVLEGQAPWGFRLTGGKDFNQPLTVSRITPGGKASMANLCPGDLILAIEGEAAVDMLHCDAQNKIKEATYQLNLSVERPEVRLWSPQVAEDGKVNPFKVNLEAEQQEFKPIGTGHNRKAQPFVAAANIDDKRQVVSTAYNTPIGLYSSGNIQDAMQGQMKGLVLDKPEGSRTLTSIEESDVYRMLQKDQEEPQEPRQSGSFKALQDFVDSDGTRPIVTRTVRAPTTKPAPPIGNLQKLPLCDKCGNGIVGTVVKARDKYRHPGCFVCTDCDANLKQKGYFFVEGELYCETHARARTRPPEGHDLITTYPSA